The nucleotide sequence TTGATTGGCGGGTCTTCGACTGCTTGGCTTGCAGGATGTGCAGGATCCACCCGCGCCGCCGACCCGGTGTCAGATCGTCAAAGGCCTCTGCGAGATCGGGGTCGGCTTCCAATCGTTCAGTAAGTTCTTCGGGATAATCCAGGTCGTCCTTCGGGAAATCGACTTTCAGCCCTGCTTGCTCTTTCTCAATCGCCTCGCGGATGTAGGCCTTGATCGTATCGCGGTGCTCCGCGATCTGATCGAGCGATGTCAGCCTCAAGACGCGCGCTGATCGCGAATGCTCTCCGGGCGCTTGCAGGATACCTTCAGGATCCGTCAGCAGTACGCCTTTGAAGAAACCCAACCCGCAAGCGTCCTTCAACCGCCAAACGACGACCAGATTGCCGCCGTCATAGGTGTAGCAGGGCGAATTCCATTTGAAATCCTCGGTCAGTTCCGTTTCCTGAAGGAGCTTGCGCACCGCGTGCAATTCGTCGCGCCACGGGGCGTCCCTGTCGTAGAACGCATCGAGCTTGGTGGTGGAGTCGGTCATGCGAACCTCGGGTGATATGTTACGGGAAGATTTGCAGATGAGGACTGCTCTTGTCTATCCCTGCGAGCGGCCAAATGAAAAAGGCCCGCGAAGTCGCGGGCCAAGGTGTTGAGAAGGTGCAAGGATCAGGTCCGTTTCGGAAATGATCCTTTGCCATGGCCGGACATGCCGCCGGACACTTCCTCGGTTGTTTCATCCGCCAGATCATCCGGCAGGATAAGGTTCAGAACGATTGCCAGAAAGGCCGCGGGTAGCAATCCGCTGGTCATAAGGATGCGTGCCGTGTCAGGCAGGTATTGCACGGCGTCGGGTTCCAGTTGCAGGCCAAGCCCGATGGACAGCGAGATTGCGAAGATCACCATGTTGCGGCGGTTCCATTCAACGTCCGACAACATGGAGATACCTGCCGCGACGACCATTCCGAACATGACGATGACGCCGCCGCCAAGAACCTCGATGGGGACCGTGCGGATGATACCTCCGACTTTGGGAACTAGCCCGCAGATGATCAGGAAAATTGCACCGCAGGTCACAACATGGCGGCTCATTACACCGGTCATGGCGATCAGGCCGACATTCTGGCTGAAGGACGTATTGGGCAGGCCACCGAAGATGCCCGCGACTGCCGTGCCAACACCGTCGGCATAGGTGGCTCCCGCGATTTCTTCTTCGGTTGCCTCGCGTCCCGCCCCGCCCTTGGTGATCCCGGATACATCCCCGACCGT is from Qingshengfaniella alkalisoli and encodes:
- a CDS encoding YdeI/OmpD-associated family protein, whose amino-acid sequence is MTDSTTKLDAFYDRDAPWRDELHAVRKLLQETELTEDFKWNSPCYTYDGGNLVVVWRLKDACGLGFFKGVLLTDPEGILQAPGEHSRSARVLRLTSLDQIAEHRDTIKAYIREAIEKEQAGLKVDFPKDDLDYPEELTERLEADPDLAEAFDDLTPGRRRGWILHILQAKQSKTRQSRIDKAAPKILQGKGMHDR